DNA from Microbacterium foliorum:
GCCGCTGCGGATATCGAAGGCTCGATTGCAGAGGTGCACAGGCGAGCGGGCAGCGGAATGATGGTCGCCGTGTCGCCTGAGGGCCAGCTCTCGGATGTCCGCGAGACAGCCGAAGGGCCGACCGCCGACGACGTCTACGCGGCTGCCGCACACGACGCCCTGGGGGATGCCCTGCGGGCCGAGGCTCTTGCCTACGGGCTCGACTCCGGTCAGTGGAGTTCCGACTACGACATCCAGTGCGAAGCGATCAGTGAATGATGCGGCCGCGCGTGTCTTGGCGATCAGGCGTCGAGCACGCCATCCGGGCGAACTCGGTCGACCTGCTCTCGTACCTGAGCCGGCGTGTGGGCGTCGAAGACGCTCCTGACCTCTTGGGCGAAACCTTCGCCACCACCTGGCGCCGAGCGGGCGACGTTCCCGCCGATCCCGAACAGGCGCGAATGTGGCTTTTCGGGATCGCACGCGGAGCGCTCCAGAATCACAGAAGAGGCGAGCGTCGTCGATGGGCGCTGGCCGGACGAGTGCGCGCCAACGCCTCGCTCTGTGCCGCTCCGGCTGCTGACGAACACATCGAGGTGCGTGACGCGATCGCTCGTCTGGAGCCTGATCTCGCCGAGCTGATCCAGCTCGTGCACTGGGACGGCATGAGCATCGCGGAAGCGGCACAGATCGTGGGGATCCCCGCTTCCACGGCGAGAAGTCGCTATCAGCGCGCGAAAGAGCAGCTGCGCACGGCACTCAGCATGGCCGCGGCACCTTGATCGCGGCTCAGCCCATCCTCTGCAGCGACAGGGCATAGATCGTGGGAGCGCCCTCGAGGTCCATCACGATCTGCATCCCGGTGGCGGTGGTGGTGACGTCGAACGCGATCGTCTCGTTGTCGCAGACGATCGGCTCGGCAGACAGCTCGTCGTCGAGCTCGCCGGCCGTCAGAGTGATGGTGCCGTCGCCCCGGCAGGCGAGCTGCGCCTGATAGGCACCGGCCTCCTGAGACTTCAGGAACGTCTTGTGGTGCGGGGAGGTGTTCTCGCTCAGCCAGCCGGAGAGGATCGGGCCGGCCCCCTCGGAATCCGCGCCGGGCACCGCCGTCTCGGCCCAGTCCTTGATCTCCTCGACGGGCATCGGCAGCAGGGCTTCGT
Protein-coding regions in this window:
- a CDS encoding RNA polymerase sigma factor — its product is MSWRSGVEHAIRANSVDLLSYLSRRVGVEDAPDLLGETFATTWRRAGDVPADPEQARMWLFGIARGALQNHRRGERRRWALAGRVRANASLCAAPAADEHIEVRDAIARLEPDLAELIQLVHWDGMSIAEAAQIVGIPASTARSRYQRAKEQLRTALSMAAAP